A region of Deinococcus apachensis DSM 19763 DNA encodes the following proteins:
- a CDS encoding 4-(cytidine 5'-diphospho)-2-C-methyl-D-erythritol kinase, with protein sequence MTPDSGAASPTASQTYLAPAKVNLGLSVRRPRADGYHEVHSLMVPLAVGDELDIAPAGALTVSVEGADLPTDERNLVYRAARTYLDAAGVETGAAITLRKRLPLASGLGGGSSDAATTLMALARLYPAPVNLPALARTLGADVPFFLLGQSALAQGIGEVLTPLPVPRVPLVLVNPGIEVSARDAYAWLDGEETYTPELDMEGILAALADGREVPYHNALQDPVSARHAPVRDVLAALEGVGLRSPLMSGSGATCFALARNDDHALDAARAMQARHPDWWVVATSTL encoded by the coding sequence ATGACGCCTGACTCCGGGGCCGCCTCTCCCACTGCCTCCCAGACCTACCTCGCCCCGGCCAAGGTCAACCTCGGCCTGAGCGTGCGCCGTCCCCGCGCCGACGGCTACCACGAGGTGCATTCCCTGATGGTGCCGCTGGCCGTCGGGGACGAGCTGGACATCGCCCCGGCAGGCGCGCTCACCGTCAGCGTGGAGGGGGCGGACCTGCCGACCGACGAGCGCAACCTGGTGTACCGGGCGGCGCGGACGTACCTGGACGCGGCGGGCGTAGAGACCGGCGCGGCGATCACCCTGCGAAAGCGCCTCCCCCTCGCGTCCGGGCTGGGGGGTGGCAGCAGCGACGCGGCAACCACGCTGATGGCCCTGGCGCGGCTCTACCCGGCCCCGGTGAATCTTCCCGCACTCGCGCGGACCCTCGGCGCGGACGTGCCCTTCTTCCTGCTGGGCCAGTCGGCGCTCGCGCAGGGGATCGGGGAGGTGCTCACCCCGCTGCCCGTGCCGCGCGTGCCGCTCGTGCTCGTCAACCCGGGCATCGAGGTCAGCGCCCGTGACGCCTACGCCTGGCTGGACGGGGAGGAGACCTACACGCCCGAACTCGACATGGAGGGCATCCTGGCCGCCCTCGCCGACGGGCGGGAGGTGCCGTACCACAACGCCCTGCAAGACCCGGTTTCGGCCCGACACGCCCCCGTCCGCGACGTTCTGGCCGCGCTGGAAGGCGTCGGCCTGCGCTCGCCCCTGATGAGCGGCAGCGGCGCGACCTGCTTCGCCCTCGCCCGCAATGACGACCACGCCCTCGACGCGGCGCGTGCGATGCAGGCCCGGCACCCGGACTGGTGGGTGGTGGCGACAAGCACGCTGTAG
- the ispD gene encoding 2-C-methyl-D-erythritol 4-phosphate cytidylyltransferase gives MTGACLLAGRTAALIPAAGSGTRLGLGPKAFVEVAGRSLLARSVAALAPLVDEVLVALPEGLELPEDIPARAIVGGATRQESVRRLLRATSAEIVLVHDAARPFLPANVVHALLEAIPETGVATAALPVADTLVRGEAGRWGGVVPREGLWAVQTPQGFRRELLLRAHEAAREEGFRATDDAGLVVRLGVPVTLVPGDPRLFKVTAPGDLALAHAVASVWDAGADDA, from the coding sequence ATGACGGGCGCGTGCCTCCTCGCGGGCCGCACCGCCGCCCTGATTCCCGCCGCGGGGTCGGGTACTCGGTTGGGGCTGGGTCCAAAAGCCTTTGTGGAGGTCGCGGGCCGCTCCCTCCTCGCCCGCAGCGTGGCGGCCCTCGCCCCACTCGTGGACGAGGTGCTGGTGGCGCTGCCGGAGGGGCTGGAGCTGCCGGAGGACATCCCGGCACGGGCCATTGTGGGCGGCGCGACGCGGCAGGAGAGCGTGCGCCGTCTCCTGCGAGCGACCTCGGCGGAGATCGTCCTCGTCCACGACGCGGCGAGGCCCTTCCTGCCCGCGAACGTGGTCCACGCCCTGCTGGAGGCCATTCCCGAAACCGGAGTCGCCACAGCCGCCCTGCCCGTCGCCGACACCCTGGTGCGGGGGGAGGCAGGAAGGTGGGGTGGAGTCGTCCCCCGCGAGGGTTTGTGGGCCGTGCAAACCCCGCAGGGCTTTCGCCGCGAGTTACTGCTGCGGGCGCATGAGGCCGCCCGCGAGGAGGGCTTCAGGGCGACGGACGACGCGGGGCTGGTCGTCCGGCTGGGGGTGCCCGTGACGCTGGTGCCCGGCGACCCGCGGCTGTTCAAGGTCACGGCGCCCGGCGACCTCGCCCTGGCCCACGCGGTCGCATCGGTGTGGGATGCTGGGGCCGATGACGCCTGA